A window of Sphingobium herbicidovorans contains these coding sequences:
- a CDS encoding HIRAN domain-containing protein, whose product MKRLSLAVVGADHPNKKGPTRRFEIALCLPGEPVHLVPEPKNPVDPQAVAVYSDRHIQIGYIRAERAQLIGSALSRGGVSAIFQEKAQWGAIVRAHLDGTEPVLPEPNDSRAFDWPPPGSEDADWWPDEIYPDD is encoded by the coding sequence TTGAAGCGTCTATCCCTCGCCGTTGTTGGCGCTGATCACCCTAACAAAAAGGGGCCAACCCGCCGGTTTGAGATCGCGCTTTGCCTGCCCGGCGAGCCTGTCCATCTCGTGCCCGAGCCGAAGAACCCCGTCGACCCACAAGCGGTAGCGGTCTATTCGGACCGCCATATTCAGATCGGCTATATCCGAGCGGAACGCGCCCAGCTGATCGGCAGCGCACTGAGTCGCGGCGGCGTGAGCGCAATATTCCAAGAAAAGGCACAGTGGGGCGCGATCGTCCGAGCGCACTTGGATGGCACCGAGCCGGTGTTGCCGGAACCGAACGATTCCCGCGCTTTCGACTGGCCTCCGCCGGGATCGGAAGATGCCGACTGGTGGCCAGACGAGATCTACCCCGACGACTGA
- a CDS encoding DNA cytosine methyltransferase, with the protein MIVDNFAGGGGASTGIEAALGRAVDLAINHDEQAIQMHEVNHPGTRHIRNNIWQIDPREVTAGQHVELAWFSPDCKHFSKAKGGKPREKSIRDLAWVVVLWAQRVKPDVILLENVEEFRTWGPLCDEGKPIKERAGETFDKWQRELRKAGYKIQWKELRACDYGAPTIRKRFFMIARADGKPIVWPAPTHGKPGSPDVESGKLLPWRTAAEIIDWTIPCPSIFDRKKPLAEKTLRRIAHGIMKFVVNNPTPFIVPLTHHGSSGRSYGLSDPLPTVTGANRGEMALVSPHITKFRSGAVGHGVDEPMHTVTANSFVKRPGGSAPLGLVEAALSPFATYAQQGGANRPADEPMHTVTASNKDQNCIAAAHLVHVGNGERAGQAPRAMDGEKPLGTVVAGGTKHHAVMAFMQKFAQNGKGSDPGDPLHTVMAGAPRHAVICAHIEQANGGPNNENLAGRAANDPLSTVATSGSQQRVVTSNLLKLRGTCRDGQPTDEPLHTISAGGTHMAEVRAFLIKYYGNEPDGSGLSSPLGTVTVNDRFGLVTVMVEGEEYVIVDIGMRMLTPRELFNAQGFPPDYIIEHDAHGLPITKTAQVAKCGNSVCPPIAEALVRAQFPAEVSRIEAAAA; encoded by the coding sequence ATGATCGTCGACAACTTCGCAGGCGGCGGTGGCGCATCCACCGGCATTGAGGCCGCGCTGGGCCGCGCCGTCGACCTCGCCATCAATCACGATGAGCAGGCCATTCAGATGCACGAGGTCAACCACCCCGGCACCCGCCACATCCGCAATAATATCTGGCAGATCGACCCGCGCGAGGTGACAGCTGGGCAGCATGTCGAGCTGGCGTGGTTCAGCCCCGACTGCAAGCATTTCAGCAAGGCGAAGGGCGGCAAGCCGCGCGAGAAGTCGATCCGCGACCTCGCATGGGTCGTGGTGCTGTGGGCGCAGCGGGTGAAGCCCGATGTCATCCTGCTGGAGAATGTCGAGGAGTTCCGCACCTGGGGGCCGCTCTGCGATGAGGGTAAGCCGATCAAGGAACGGGCGGGCGAGACGTTCGACAAATGGCAGCGCGAACTGCGCAAGGCCGGTTACAAGATCCAGTGGAAGGAGCTGCGCGCTTGCGACTACGGCGCGCCCACCATCCGCAAGCGCTTCTTCATGATCGCCCGCGCCGACGGCAAGCCTATCGTCTGGCCCGCGCCGACGCATGGCAAACCGGGATCGCCCGATGTCGAGAGCGGCAAGCTGCTGCCATGGCGCACCGCCGCCGAAATCATCGACTGGACGATTCCCTGCCCGTCGATCTTCGACCGCAAGAAGCCGCTGGCCGAAAAGACCCTGCGCCGGATTGCCCACGGCATCATGAAGTTCGTCGTCAACAACCCGACGCCCTTCATCGTGCCGCTGACCCACCACGGTAGCTCTGGGCGGTCCTATGGCCTGTCCGATCCGCTGCCCACAGTGACAGGCGCGAACCGGGGCGAAATGGCGCTGGTGTCGCCCCACATCACCAAGTTCCGCTCTGGCGCAGTCGGCCACGGTGTCGATGAACCGATGCACACGGTCACGGCTAACAGCTTCGTGAAGCGCCCCGGCGGCTCCGCACCGCTGGGCTTGGTCGAGGCGGCCCTGTCGCCCTTTGCCACCTATGCCCAGCAGGGCGGCGCCAACCGGCCCGCCGATGAGCCGATGCACACCGTCACGGCGTCGAATAAGGATCAGAACTGCATCGCCGCAGCCCATCTGGTTCATGTCGGGAACGGCGAGCGCGCTGGGCAGGCGCCGCGCGCCATGGACGGGGAAAAGCCGCTGGGCACGGTCGTCGCCGGCGGCACAAAGCATCATGCCGTGATGGCCTTCATGCAGAAGTTCGCGCAGAACGGCAAAGGCTCCGACCCAGGCGACCCGCTGCACACCGTCATGGCAGGCGCACCGCGCCACGCCGTCATCTGCGCCCATATCGAGCAGGCCAACGGCGGCCCCAACAATGAGAACCTCGCCGGTCGCGCGGCCAATGATCCGCTGTCGACCGTCGCCACCAGCGGCTCGCAGCAGCGCGTCGTCACTTCCAACCTGCTGAAGCTGCGCGGCACCTGCCGGGACGGCCAGCCCACGGACGAACCGCTGCACACGATCAGCGCCGGCGGCACCCACATGGCGGAGGTCCGCGCCTTCCTCATCAAATATTACGGCAACGAGCCGGACGGGTCGGGCCTATCCAGCCCACTCGGTACGGTTACGGTGAACGACCGCTTCGGCCTGGTCACCGTCATGGTCGAGGGCGAGGAATATGTGATCGTCGACATCGGCATGAGGATGCTGACGCCGCGCGAGCTGTTCAACGCGCAGGGTTTCCCGCCCGATTACATCATCGAGCACGACGCCCACGGCCTGCCCATCACCAAAACTGCCCAGGTCGCCAAGTGCGGCAACAGCGTCTGCCCGCCGATCGCGGAAGCGCTGGTGCGCGCTCAGTTCCCGGCGGAGGTCAGTCGGATTGAAGCGGCGGCAGCATGA